The Urocitellus parryii isolate mUroPar1 chromosome 6, mUroPar1.hap1, whole genome shotgun sequence genome includes a window with the following:
- the Grem1 gene encoding gremlin-1 isoform X3: MSRTAYTVGALHVTERKYLKRDWCKTQPLKQTIHEEGCNSRTIINRFCYGQCNSFYIPRHIRKEEGSFQSCSFCKPKKFTSMMVTLNCPELQPPTKKKRVTRVKQCRCISIDLD, encoded by the exons ATGAGCCGCACCGCCTACACTGTGGGA GCCCTCCACGTGACCGAGCGCAAATACCTAAAGCGAGACTGGTGCAAAACCCAGCCGCTTAAGCAAACCATCCACGAGGAGGGCTGCAACAGCCGCACTATCATCAATCGCTTCTGCTATGGCCAGTGCAACTCCTTCTACATCCCCAGGCACATCCGGAAGGAGGAAGGCTCCTTTCAGTCCTGCTCCTTCTGCAAGCCCAAGAAATTCACCAGCATGATGGTCACACTCAACTGCCCCGAACTACAGCCACCCACCAAGAAGAAGAGGGTCACACGTGTGAAGCAGTGTCGTTGCATATCCATCGATTTGGATTAA
- the Grem1 gene encoding gremlin-1 isoform X2, whose protein sequence is MSRTAYTVGALLLLLGTLMPAAEGKKKGSQGAIPPPDKALHVTERKYLKRDWCKTQPLKQTIHEEGCNSRTIINRFCYGQCNSFYIPRHIRKEEGSFQSCSFCKPKKFTSMMVTLNCPELQPPTKKKRVTRVKQCRCISIDLD, encoded by the exons ATGAGCCGCACCGCCTACACTGTGGGAGCTTTGCTTCTCCTGTTGGGGACCCTGATGCCGGctgcagaaggaaaaaagaaagggtcCCAAGGTGCCATTCCCCCGCCAGACAAG GCCCTCCACGTGACCGAGCGCAAATACCTAAAGCGAGACTGGTGCAAAACCCAGCCGCTTAAGCAAACCATCCACGAGGAGGGCTGCAACAGCCGCACTATCATCAATCGCTTCTGCTATGGCCAGTGCAACTCCTTCTACATCCCCAGGCACATCCGGAAGGAGGAAGGCTCCTTTCAGTCCTGCTCCTTCTGCAAGCCCAAGAAATTCACCAGCATGATGGTCACACTCAACTGCCCCGAACTACAGCCACCCACCAAGAAGAAGAGGGTCACACGTGTGAAGCAGTGTCGTTGCATATCCATCGATTTGGATTAA
- the Grem1 gene encoding gremlin-1 isoform X1: MSRTAYTVGALLLLLGTLMPAAEGKKKGSQGAIPPPDKAQHNDSEQTQSPQQPGSRNRGRGQGRGTAMPGEEVLESSQEALHVTERKYLKRDWCKTQPLKQTIHEEGCNSRTIINRFCYGQCNSFYIPRHIRKEEGSFQSCSFCKPKKFTSMMVTLNCPELQPPTKKKRVTRVKQCRCISIDLD, translated from the coding sequence ATGAGCCGCACCGCCTACACTGTGGGAGCTTTGCTTCTCCTGTTGGGGACCCTGATGCCGGctgcagaaggaaaaaagaaagggtcCCAAGGTGCCATTCCCCCGCCAGACAAGGCTCAGCACAATGACTCGGAGCAGACTCAGTCGCCCCAGCAGCCTGGCTCCAGGAACCGGGGGCGGGGCCAGGGGCGGGGCACTGCCATGCCGGGGGAGGAGGTGCTGGAGTCCAGCCAAGAGGCCCTCCACGTGACCGAGCGCAAATACCTAAAGCGAGACTGGTGCAAAACCCAGCCGCTTAAGCAAACCATCCACGAGGAGGGCTGCAACAGCCGCACTATCATCAATCGCTTCTGCTATGGCCAGTGCAACTCCTTCTACATCCCCAGGCACATCCGGAAGGAGGAAGGCTCCTTTCAGTCCTGCTCCTTCTGCAAGCCCAAGAAATTCACCAGCATGATGGTCACACTCAACTGCCCCGAACTACAGCCACCCACCAAGAAGAAGAGGGTCACACGTGTGAAGCAGTGTCGTTGCATATCCATCGATTTGGATTAA